A section of the Scleropages formosus chromosome 16, fSclFor1.1, whole genome shotgun sequence genome encodes:
- the sh3d19 gene encoding SH3 domain-containing protein 19 isoform X3, protein MAEARLVEDEEEIRGLREPVRIRNSATDHSEGNKPDHRLSSQGALSSIRAAIRRPLRTSHCNTSRDRSSRRRPEITVVSVEPLSSNPWFATASGEFPLHPPCSEPVWCQRFPEAVQHPPSYEQVIREKRLEENVSCAITPRHAATKTIATQTDVLDNNTSVKEYKSASQSIAKKPQKPPRLLEAPLVLCQSTGSAETHPREEPNLIVAQSPDTSNLDPISNSFLTNSEQLCLPSEPCKPCSTDTKNCAVRTDQSPSDFGLDSISNSLRNTEQLCIPAETCKHCSLPVEEPTDTKNSTVEADQSLATSSLDSTNDPFLSATEPLCASAEPCAPCSVCVEEPTRDFPTNSSLPKPTRPIPRPRTKPNLQLVNREVKVQTLVRFKDDGESALVIPCTAEVSSSSYLSDLLDVFGEGELSQSEQRDDTSESDMCDNDNMSTLHSQRNIRARIQAFENQASMDSGNGAPVTKPEPFPRTQQPNPPAVPIKPAIVPKPTNRGFLEETPAPMPVPSLAPKPQLPPRNAEEENGLGTVTPSMKATALPPSRTSVLARANSLMAQGYQPSARRPTPPVLPKSSLDLGSLTNNTAPLPVSDIPGLDDWETTGSVPAKPLRAVQSIPSGPSVSRKPSVIRVPTCEDEPQDTPFSLPVQWPIGGRVPAVTRKPSITSKPTYQAELQDSSHPEIVSSSVPALSLPPRPIGGKVLPPRPPPAKVGPGRPPPPKTGATHRSSFQAGTSVSTSRQRQSQRTSKQGPVLPPRPNPGHALYNKYTLGVPHGIAEFDYNGTNSGELSFQKNEVLLLLEQIDSNTFECQVGDTRGRVRKSYMKIITPLFNVSGDSDLEATSFNQTRRGVSSDLEVRALHDFTPESPEELALRVGDTVSNIKEVDSEWYSGTCRGRTGFFPRNYVKVLVSASTIPPPPASGKRRRPGPLEVSGPRCVARFDFEGEHSDELTFSEGDVIQLKKYVDEEWAEGELGSHAGIFPLNFVEVIEDLPAPPSQQFLPTKMTLPGMTSKNQEKHSQSEPSEGEWAVTLYDFTAETDQELTLQQGDRVLVTERVDADWCSGKLHGREGLFPSAFVEFCAGKGAHAGGCLRSSRGLKEMVDDSCFPALPPAITEGAQRARALYDFSSQCEEELSMKVGDIIIGVESVDHEWFVGELHGQRGLVPKSYIQLL, encoded by the exons tcaagGAGCTCTGTCCTCTATTAGAGCAGCCATCAGGAGAC CATTGAGAACCAGTCACTGCAACACCTCTCGGGACAGAAG CTCTCGCAGGCGGCCAGAGATAACTGTCGTGTCTGTAGAACCACTGTCTTCAAACCCCTGGTTTGCTACGGCTTCTGGGGAATTTCCACTCCATCCACCGTGTAGTGAACCAGTCTGGTGCCAACGCTTCCCAGAAGCTGTTCAG CACCCACCATCCTATGAACAAGTGATCAGGGAGAAGAGACTGGAGGAAAATGTATCCTGTGCTATTACTCCTAGACATGCTGCTACCAAAACCATTGCCACACAAACTGATGTGCTAGATAATAACACCTCTGTCAAAGAATACAAGTCAGCTTCCCAGTCTATTG CTAAAAAGCCCCAGAAACCACCCAGATTGCTTGAAGCCCCCTTGGTGTTGTGCCAGTCTACAGGTTCAGCAGAGACTCATCCCCGTGAAGAACCAAATCTGATAGTTGCTCAGAGTCCTGACACCTCCAATTTAGACCCAATAAGCAACTCTTTCCTGACTAACTCTGAGCAGCTCTGTCTCCCATCTGAGCCCTGCAAACCCTGTTCTACTGACACTAAGAACTGTGCTGTGAGAACTGATCAGAGTCCTTCTGACTTTGGTTTAGACTCTATAAGCAACTCCTTGCGCAACACTGAGCAACTGTGTATTCCTGCTGAGACTTGCAAACATTGCTCTCTCCCTGTAGAGGAACCTACAGACACTAAGAACAGTACTGTGGAAGCTGATCAGAGTTTAGCCACCTCCAGTTTAGACTCCACAAACGATCCATTTCTGTCTGCCACTGAACCACTCTGTGCCTCTGCTGAGCCTTGTGcaccctgctctgtctgtgtagaGGAACCTACCAGAGATTTTCCCACTAACTCAAGTCTGCCCAAACCCACCCGTCCAATACCACGTCCCCGCACCAAACCCAACCTGCAGCTTGTCAACAGGGAGGTCAAAGTGCAGACACTGGTCAGGTTTAAAGATGATGGGGAGTCTGCCTTGGTGATCCCTTGTACTGCAGAGGTTTCCTCAAGCAGCTATTTGAGTGACCTCTTGGATGTTTTTGGCGAGGGTGAGCTGAGCCAAAGTGAACAGAGAGACGATACCTCAGAGAGTGACATGTGTGACAACGACAATATGAGCACCTTGCACAGCCAACGCAACATCCGGGCCAGGATCCAGGCCTTTGAGAATCAGGCCAGCATGGATAGTGGCAATGGAGCACCTGTGACAAAACCAGAACCATTCCCACGCACACAGCAGCCAAATCCCCCAGCGGTGCCCATCAAACCAGCCATTGTTCCAAAGCCCACCAACAGGGGTTTCTTAGAGGAGACCCCTGCCCCCATGCCAGTCCCCAGCCTTGCCCCTAAGCCCCAGCTTCCTCCAAGGAATGCAGAAGAAGAGAATGGGTTGGGAACTGTGACTCCTTCTATGAAGGCTACGGCTTTGCCACCCTCAAGGACGTCCGTACTCGCCCGGGCAAATAGTCTTATGGCCCAGGGGTACCAGCCTAGTGCTAGACGTCCCACTCCACCTGTCCTGCCAAAGTCTAGCCTGGACCTGGGTTCACTCACCAACAACACAGCCCCACTGCCTGTGTCAGACATCCCAGGGCTGGATGACTGGGAGACAACAG GTAGTGTTCCAGCGAAACCTTTACgtgcagttcagagtattcctAGTGGGCCAAGTGTTTCTCGAAAGCCTTCAGTGATCAGAGTCCCAA CATGTGAAGATGAACCTCAGGACACACCTTTTTCACTGCCAGTCCAGTGGCCCATAGGTGGTCGGGTTCCAGCTGTGACACGGAAGCCAAGTATTACATCAAAACCTACTTACCAGGCAGAACTGCAG GATTCTAGTCATCCCGAGATTGTCAGCAGCTCTGTGCCTGCCTTGTCCCTTCCTCCTCG ACCCATTGGAGGCAAAGTGCTTCCCCCTCGGCCTCCACCAGCCAAAGTGGGGCCAGGACGCCCCCCTCCTCCAAAGACTGGTGCCACCCACCGCTCTTCCTTCCAGGCTGGGACAAGTGTGTCTACATCCAGACAACGTCAAAGTCAGAGGACATCCAAGCAAGGTCCTGTACTGCCCCCCAGGCCCAACCCTGGACATGCACTCTACAACAAATACACA CTGGGAGTTCCACATGGAATTGCAGAGTTTGACTACAATGGCACAAATTCAGGCGAGCTTTCCTTTCAG AAAAATGAGGTTCTGTTGCTGCTAGAACAGATTGACAGCAATACCTTTGAGTGCCAAGTTGGGGATACCAGGGGACGTGTGCGCAAGTCCTACATGAAGATCATCACTCCTCTTTTTAATGTCTCTGGTGATTCAGACCTGGAG GCTACAAGTTTCAACCAAACTAGACGAGGAGTGAGCAGTGATCTAGAAGTGCGCGCTCTTCATGACTTTACTCCAG AGAGCCCTGAAGAACTGGCACTAAGGGTGGGAGACACAGTGTCCAACATAAAGGAAGTGGACAGCGAGTGGTATTCTGGAACCTGCCGAGGACGCACTGGATTCTTCCCAAGAAACTATGTCAAAGTGCTGGTGAGTGCT TCCACAATCCCCCCTCCACCAGCAAGTGGAAAGAGAAGGCGCCCAGGGCCACTGGAAGTCAG TGGCCCTCGGTGTGTAGCACGGTTTGACTTTGAAGGCGAGCACAGTGATGAGCTGACCTTCTCCGAAGGAGATGTGATTCAACTAAAGAAGTACGTGGATGAAGAATGGGCAGAGGGGGAGCTTGGCAGTCACGCGGGCATTTTCCCCCTCAACTTTGTCGAGGTCATAGAGGACTTGCCGGCCCCGCCTTCCCAGCAGTTTCTTCCAACAAAGATGACACTTCCTG GTATGACTTCTAAGAATCAGGAGAAACATAGCCAG TCTGAACCTTCAGAAGGGGAGTGGGCTGTGACTTTGTATGACTTCACAGCCGAGACAGACCAGGAACTCACCCTTCAGCAGGGGGACCGTGTCCTGGTCACAGAGCGTGTTGATGCTGACTGGTGCTCTGGCAAGCTGCATGGCAGAGAGGGGCTCTTCCCCTCTGCCTTTGTGGAGTTCTGCGCAGGTAAGGGGGCTCATGCAGGGGGATGCTTGAGGAGCTCACGGGGATTGAAGGAGATGGTTGACGACTCTTGTTTTCCAGCCCTGCCGCCAGCCATCACAGAGGGAGCGCAAAGAGCAAGAGCTTTGTATGATTTCAGCTCGCAGTGTGAAGAAGAGCTGTCCATGAAG gTGGGTGACATTATTATAGGAGTGGAGTCTGTCGATCATGAATGGTTTGTTGGGGAACTCCATGGCCAGCGTGGATTGGTCCCCAAGAGCTACATCCAGCTTCTCTAG